GTTATCGTCAATAAGTTTCGCGGAGACATCTCCCTATTTGATGAAGGTATTCGCATTATTGAAGAGCAATTCAAAATACCGGTTCTGGGCGTAGTGCCGTACAAGCCTTTTAACCTTGGTTTTGAAGACTCTGCTTCACTTATTAATTACAAACAAAACAAACCCTATTCATCAATTAAAGTTGCTGTAATCAATCTGCCTCATATGAGTAATTTTACCGACTTTGAACCGCTTATAGTTGATCAGGAAGTAGAACTTCATTTTATTACTAATCCTGTGCAGGCTCAACTGTACGATTTGGTAATCTTACCTGGTTCAAAACGTGTAGTTGATGATCTACTATGGCTGAGAAAAAACGGTTTTGAGCCTTTTTTTAAAGACAAGTCAAAAAACATCATTGCTATCTGCGGCGGTTATGAAATGATGTTTGAAACTATCAAAGACCCATATAAAACAGAATCCAAGATAGAGCATATTGAAGGGTTTGGACGTTTTAAAGGGGAAGTGCTTTTTCAAAAGAAAAAGATCGTAAAAAAAGGCACTTATAACACTATGGGAATTATGGCTGAGGGGTATGAGATCCATAACGGTACGACCAAACACAATGCCAAAAAGAAAAAGAACCTTTACGGTACGTTTGTTCACGGTATTTTTGAAAACGATGACCTCAGAGATACGATTTTTCAAGAACTTAACCCAAACTATCAAGGGTACAAGTTTAAAGAGTATAAGGCAAAGTCAATAGCAAATTTTGCACAGCATATTAAAGATCATGTAGATATTGTGAGAGTTATCAATGAGCTTCACGACTAATTTTTTTATCACTCTTTTTGCTTATCTGATTGATAACAAGTTTGGAGAATTCAGCTTTATAAAACACCCTGTTATTCTTATTGGTGACCTCATCAGTTTTAGTGAAAAAAAACTTTATAAAGACTCTGTTTTCTCAGGTTTAATTCTTGTGTTAGTTGTTCTAAGTGTTAGCAGTTTTATCAGCTTCACTATTGAACACTATCTCAATCATTTTAATATCTATATCCACATTATTATTAGTTCATTTTTAGCTTCAATGTTTATTGCACACAAAATGTTAAGAGATTCCGTTCATAAGATCATAATTCTGCAAACCTTAAGGGAAAAACGTCAAGCGATTGCAATGTTAGTTTCACGCGATACACAAAATCTCAGTGAAAATGAGATCAATAAAGCAGCCATTGAGACCTATGCCGAAAACTTAAGCGACGGTGTTATTGCACCTATGTTTTATCTTCTTTTTTTTGGACTACCTGGTATTATTATCTATAAAACAATCAATACAATGGATTCGATGATTGGTTATAGAAATGAACGCTATGAAAAATTTGGAAAAATAGCTGCACGTCTTGATGATATAGCCAATTTCATCCCTGCCCGCATCACCGCTTTAGGGATTACTCTTTTATGTAAAAAAGGAGTAGATTTTAGCTATTTAAAATATGCAAAACTGCATGAAAGCCCCAATGCAGGTTTTCCAATCACAGCGATGGCTCTTTGTTTAAATGTGAAGCTTGGCGGAGATACATCCTATTTTGGTAAAGTAAAAAAGAAACCTTTCTTTGGAAATGGCAAGAGCGAAATCACACAAGAAGATATCAAAAAAATGCTCCATATCTCTGACTAAACTATTTTAAAAGTTCTATCTTTTTTCTTATTAACTCTTTTTCTTTAAGATCGTTTGTTTTCATCTCAAGTTTGTTCAGTAAAAAAATACTCCCTTTTTTATAACCGTGAAAAGAACTCGACGTTATAGCTTGCTGCAGCGTTTCTATAGTAACTGCATCAACAAGCAGAGAAATTTCCAATAGTTGTGAAATGGGATCCTTCATCTTTTGTACTATGCTATTGGCCTGCTCCGTATTCTTTTGTTGCATTGCAATTACAAAAGCTCTATATCTAGCGGGAAGCATCTCTGTATCTAGGTTATCAAAATCTTTTTGTATCATTTTGTAATAGTTCTTTATCTTTGGACAAGTGACTAACTCTTCTATATCTTGATACTCTTTACAGCTATCCTCAACTCCAACTGCAATATTCAATGCACATGTTCCAAGATATATTGAAGCTAGCTGAGTTACATCTGTACCCTGTTTTGCATAAGATACCGCGGATTCTAAATCAGCCTCTGCCAAAATATCATTATCACTCAGAAAGTTTTTTTTGTAACTTTCAAAATAACTGCTGCTTTTATATTCCCAGCTGTTAGGTGCTGGTTCCGTGCTACATGCGCTAAACAACAATATCAATAAAATCAATAAACTTTTTATCATGGCAACTCAACTTTATCTTTGGATTGATCCTGCAGTAAAGCATCTACTTTTTCCATCAAAGCATCGGTCTTTTCTATAGTATGTTTAATCCCTTGACGTATAACTTTAATATCTGCTCCAGATCCCCCAAGATTTTCGATAAGAGGATCAAGAGTTTTTAGCTTTTTGTTAAGATCATGTAAAATCAGATAAAACTCTCTTATACTTACAGAAGTAGGTTCTACAATATCTGTTTTTAGATTCTTTGTCGCATCATTGATATTTTGTAGTATTTGATTAAGTTCATTAACCGAGTTCACCATATTTTGTGTTGCTTTTTTGTCACCTGTAACCGTGGTCAAAAGAGCATCGTTTTTTGCAAGTTTTTCACTGAAAGCTTCAAGATTTTCAATGCTTCTATTAAACGGTGAATCTTCTCTACTGAGCGTATTGGTCATCATTTCTATATTTTCAATGATATTGAGCAGTTTATCGACAACCGGTTCAAATTTTGTGACCAGATCATTGATATCATCCGTAATGACTATCGGAAGCCGTGTTCCAACTTCTAAATAGTTTGTTTCACTTGTAGCATACACTTCAATATGGGCTGAACCCAGTAATGGCTTTTTCAACATTAGATAGGTATAAGGATTAATCCATTTTCTATTTTCGCTTGTTACTGAAAAATAGATAAGTACTTCTCCGTCATCTTCAAGCTCTATGTCATCTATATGACCTATAGCGAACCCTGAAAACTTTAAAGGCATACCTATAGAAAATGATGCTGCAGATTCTGTAACAAAGTAATATCTATACTGTTTTTCAAATACCCCTTTTGCATCAAGCAAAAAGAAAGTAAACGCACTGAGGCTAAATATAAGTACAATAACAAAAATGCCTACAGCAAGTTTCATATTTTCATAATGCATCGATTACAACCTTTTGATCACTAATCTTATCATAATATGACTTGTGCACAATAGTATCCAAGATGATGATATCTTTTTTAGAGTCCAATTTTCTTATATGCATAACTAAGTCGTTTATATCTAAAAGTGAATGTACTATTGAAAAAGGGAGACGAATAATAATTTTTTTCTCATCGCTCATCATGGTACGTATCAACATTACATAAAATCTTTGTATACTTGAACACTCTCTTTGACGTCTTTCAGCGATATCTTCAAGTCCTATTTTTTGCAACATTTCCACCGCTTCATTTTCTGCTACAGAGATCTCAAGGCGATGAAACACTTCCCGTATCAAAGCTATATTTTCTTTCATATTAAGGTTTGAGAGCAAAGGTGTATCTTTAGAAAGCAGTGCAAAAGAAGTTTGCTTGTTTATATACTGGTTGATATCGTGGTAATGATGAAACAGTTTTATATAAATTGAACTAGTAATGATAACACCTCAATAACAAAAATAGAGATGAACAATCTAACCATCCCTTTTAAAACAGCTATAGGAATAGCCGTATAGCTGTTAAATGCATTCAGTCCACTATAAATCGGGATAAGCATTGTCATAAACCCAAATGCTATCCCTTTAAAAAGCAAAATCAGCAGGTCTTTTATTTCTATTGCATTAAGTAAAAGCATCTTATAGGAATATAGATCAAAATGCATATAAAAAAAGACAAAAACATACCCTGCTGAGAGCATAATAATAGCAAATAGTGAAGTCAATGCGGTTAAGCTTAAAATACCACTAATGATTCTTGGAATAAACAGATAACTTACCAGATCTATTTTATATTCATTCAGCGTATTAAGCTCTTTATTTACTTTCATCACTGCTATTTCTGCATTGACCGCAGCTGAAGAACGCAAAGAGATTAAAAGTGCAGTAAATAATGGTGCGAATTCCTCCACTACAAACTTGATAATGATCGATCCCATCTGTTCTTGAAGCCCATACTCTACGGCAACAGAGATCACAACGCCAACGACAATCGTCCCGAATATAATAGAAAGGATTGTAAAAAGCGGCAGAATCTCAATAGCAGTAAAATAGATCTGTTTAATTAAAACAGTACGCATTGCGGGATTATAACTTGAAGGCAAAAACATACCTACGGCACACATGAATGAAAAATATAAGATCTCATTTAATGCATTAATTGCATTAATTGTTTTCTCGCCAATATACTTTACAAAACTCTTCATCTTATCTCTTCACTTCTTCGATATAGCCTTATTTATGTATTGTATCACAAAACAACAAGTTATATTTTTTTTAAGTTTATTTTGCTTAAAATGAGTACATCTGACATAAAGGGGTTAATATGAAAAGTTCTCTTTTGTTGAGCATCACTCTTGCTCTTCTTTTTACAGGCTGTGCCACAATGGAGCATCAAAAAACACGTGAAGTTCCCACAGTTTCTGAGCCACAAGTAAGTAAAACACTCCAAGCAAAACAGGATGAGCCAAAAGGTCTTAAACGTAAAGTTGCAATCGGAAGATTTACAAATGAAACGCGTTACGGAAACAGTTTTTTTGTCGATCAGGAAAATGACAGAATAGGGAAACAAGCTATGGATATTCTCTCTGCAAAACTGTTTCAAACAGGTAAATTCATTATGCTTGAACGTGCCGATCTATCAAAGATAGAACAAGAGCTTCAAATGGGTGGAACTATGGAGCTGGAAAATGCAGCAGATTATGTAATTCTCGGCTCTATTACTGAATTTGGAAGAAAAGAGGTAAGTGATGTAGGTTTCTTCAGTCGTGTCAAAAAACAGGAAGCTTTTGCAAAAGTACATATACGCATCGTTGACGTCAGCACAGGACAAATCATCTATTCTGAAGAGGGGCAAGGTAAAGCATTCAGCGAAGCGGGAACCGTTATGGGTGTGGGTGATAAAGCGGGATACGATGCGCAACTTAACGATAAAGCTATAGATGCTGCAATCTCTGATCTGGCATCGAACATTATTGAAAACATGTTAGACAAACCGTGGAGAGGCTATATACTAGGTTATGAAGACGGCTCTTTCATCACATCAGGCGGAGCAAGCCAAAATATCAAAGTAGGAGATATTTTTGATCTCTTTGAAGAGGGAAAAAAAGTAAAAAATCCTCAAACAAATATGTATATTACCCTACCTGGTAAAAAACTAGGAACTCTTAAGATTACTGCTACTTTAGGCGATACACCAGAGACTGAAGTCTCAACAGCAAAACTGATTAGCGGTAAAATAGACAGCTATATACATTCAAAAGAGTTTTCAAAACTCTACATACAAGCAGGAGCAAAATAATGAAAACAATTATAATAACACTTGTAACTTTGTTACTAACATTTTTTTCAGGATGTGGATATAAAGAAGGTGTAACAACAGAAGACACAAAAGCTTATCTTTACTTTAGCGGCGATCTTGACGACGTAACTGTCTCTGTTGATCATGCTGAAGAGTTTAAAGTCAAAGCCGGTAGAGACAACCAGTACAAACTAAAACCGGGTAAACATTTGATCGAAGTTTATAGAGACGGTCAAAAAATTATACAAAGAGAAATTTTCTTAGGCAACGGAATCGCTAAAGAGATAGAGGTGGCAGAGTGAAAAAAATGATCTCTATAAAAACTTTCTTTCTTATTGCAGGAATTGTACTCTTGACAGGCTGTGCATCGCAACCTACGGCACTTTATAACTATGACGGTTATTCTGAGTCTTATTATGCATATAAAAAAGAGCCCTCTAAAGAATCACTTGAAAAACTTATTGAGGTTATTGAGGGAGATATCAGCAATACGGATGAAAGTATCTCAAAAAGAGTACCGCCTGGACTTTATGCAGAACTAGGGTATCTCTATTTAAAATCAAATAATAAAGAAAAAGCCATTACTTTTTTTGAAAAAGAAAAAGCCCTCTACCCAGAGTCTAGGAAATTTATGAATGCACTCATTAGAAAGGTAGAAGTTTCTGAAGGGGGGACAAAATGAAAACAATAATTTTATTTATATCGCTTATGGTAACTCTGTTTCTTAGCGGTTGTGCCACTAAAGATATAGCAACCAAGGGGAGTGAATTCCCAAAAATGTATGAGGAACAACCAAGGTCCCTGTTAATTCTTCCTCCTATGAATGAATCAACAGATGCAGAGGCAAAAGATTACTATATGACAACGGTTGAAGTGCCTTTAGCACAAATGGGATATTATGTATTTCCTGTTGAGATTGTTAGTGATATTATGAAACAAGAGGGTGCATACAACACAGAGCTTCTCTATAACATGCCTCTTGACAGATTTGCAGAGTACTTTGGGGCAGATGCCGTACTGTTTACAAAAATAAAGAAATGGGATTTGATGTACGCTGTTCTCGCTGCAAATCTAACAGTTTCTATCGAAGCAGAGATCAGATCAACAAGCACATCGGAGCAACTGTGGCACTATACAGGTACAGTAGTCGTAGATCTTTCAGGAAGCAGTGATAGCGGTGGCGGACTTGCAGGACTCATAGTAAAGGCAGTAGCGACCGCCATAAATTCAGCTGCAGCAGATTATGTCAGATATGCACGCGTTGCAAACACGAGATTAATGTATGCTTTGCCTGTTGGACCGTACCATGGACGTTATATGCAGGATCAAAATGATCAAGTAATGAGGCAAAAATAGAAGAAACATTTCTTTTTAACTAATTATGTTTCTTTAAGTTTATTTTCTTTACAATGGTTTATATCAAAACTGAAGGAGTTTTATATGAAAAAGGTTTTAGTAAGTACAGTAGCGGCATTAGCTATTGCATCAACAGCGTTCGCAGGTGTAAACAACCAAACAGGTTGTGGTCTTGGTTCAGTAATTATTAAAGATGATTCATCTGCGGTTTTATTAGCTTTACAAGCTACAACAAATGGTACTTCTGGTAACCAAACTTTTGGTATTACTTCAGGAACTCTTGGTTGTAAAAAAACTAAGTTTGTTATGAACGACAGAGCTGAAGAGTTTGTTGCATCAAACATGGATACTTTAGCAAAAGAGATTGCAGCTGGTCACGGTGAATCTGTGGACACATTAGCTGAACTTTTAGATGTTCAAGATAAAGATGCTTTCGCTAGCGCTCTTCAAGCTAACTACAATAAAATCTACACTTCTCAAAACGTAGAAATGAATGAAGTATTAGACAACATTTCTGAAACTTCAATGTAATAATTCATAGAGCAAGCAACTTCGCTTGCCTCTATCTTAGGAACTTCCCATTTTTAAAAAATCATTTTTATTTTTTATTTTATTTGCATCTACCCTATTTGCGTCAGTAGATGAATATAAGACAAAAGCCAAAGAATTAGGCTTAGCAAATGAGCGTTATTGGCATTTACTGTTACATACGAACGGCAATGTGAGCGAAATTGACGACCCTAGATTTTTCTTTGCAGAAAATGGGAAAGAAGATCCACAAGCGGAACTGGATGCGACACTTGATGCCTTCTTCAATGAGACTCGTTTTGATGACAACTCTTCAGCTTGTAGATTTCCGGCAAGAAAAGCTTGGCTGCAAGAAAAGCTAAACATCACAGACTTTCCACAGGTAGCATGTAGAGAATATGACGATACCATCGAAAAACTCTCACCTACATCGGCAACTTTGGTATTTCCTTCGGCACATATCAACTCACCTGCTTCAATGTTTGGGCACACCTTTTTACGCATAAACTCCAAATACAAATCAAAACTTTTGGCTTATGCCATTAATTACGCAGCCGATGCCGATCAGAAAAAAGAGAACGGCTTTTCATTTGCCATAAAAGGACTATTTGGAGGCTATTTCGGTAAATATTCACTCCTACCTTACTATGAAAAACTCAAAGAATACCGTGATACGGAAAGACGTGATATCTGGGAATACGATTTAAACCTCACGCAAGAAGAAGTGATGAGAATGGTACGTCACATTTGGGAGCTTAACGGTACCAAATCATATTATTACTTTTTTACTGAGAACTGTTCATACAACATGCTTTGGCTCATGGAGATTGCTCGTCCGAGCGTCCACATAAGAGAACATTTTACTTATCAGGTAATCCCTTTAGAGAGTGTACATGCAACAAATGCAGAAAATCTTATTGCCAAAGAGTTTTACAGACCTTCAAAAAGAACAATTTTACTCAAATATGAGAAGTTGATTGATGATAATGCAATGCATTATGTAAAAGATC
This window of the Sulfurimonas sp. C5 genome carries:
- a CDS encoding cobyric acid synthase, with translation MKLHSLSIFGTSSDAGKSTLSFAITYLLKQYGINVAPFKAQNVSNNSMVTDLDTGEIAIPQAFAAEAIGLKTIPAMNPVLLKSGGKNKAHMIINGQSVSNTDVKEYYQNLDTLKPVVKKAFKKLKKEYDCIVAEGAGSPVELNLMEKDLSNIYIADEFNTKIILVADIERGGVFASIYGVYNLLPKKLQKNVIGVIVNKFRGDISLFDEGIRIIEEQFKIPVLGVVPYKPFNLGFEDSASLINYKQNKPYSSIKVAVINLPHMSNFTDFEPLIVDQEVELHFITNPVQAQLYDLVILPGSKRVVDDLLWLRKNGFEPFFKDKSKNIIAICGGYEMMFETIKDPYKTESKIEHIEGFGRFKGEVLFQKKKIVKKGTYNTMGIMAEGYEIHNGTTKHNAKKKKNLYGTFVHGIFENDDLRDTIFQELNPNYQGYKFKEYKAKSIANFAQHIKDHVDIVRVINELHD
- the cbiB gene encoding adenosylcobinamide-phosphate synthase CbiB, with translation MSFTTNFFITLFAYLIDNKFGEFSFIKHPVILIGDLISFSEKKLYKDSVFSGLILVLVVLSVSSFISFTIEHYLNHFNIYIHIIISSFLASMFIAHKMLRDSVHKIIILQTLREKRQAIAMLVSRDTQNLSENEINKAAIETYAENLSDGVIAPMFYLLFFGLPGIIIYKTINTMDSMIGYRNERYEKFGKIAARLDDIANFIPARITALGITLLCKKGVDFSYLKYAKLHESPNAGFPITAMALCLNVKLGGDTSYFGKVKKKPFFGNGKSEITQEDIKKMLHISD
- a CDS encoding ABC transporter permease — its product is MKSFVKYIGEKTINAINALNEILYFSFMCAVGMFLPSSYNPAMRTVLIKQIYFTAIEILPLFTILSIIFGTIVVGVVISVAVEYGLQEQMGSIIIKFVVEEFAPLFTALLISLRSSAAVNAEIAVMKVNKELNTLNEYKIDLVSYLFIPRIISGILSLTALTSLFAIIMLSAGYVFVFFYMHFDLYSYKMLLLNAIEIKDLLILLFKGIAFGFMTMLIPIYSGLNAFNSYTAIPIAVLKGMVRLFISIFVIEVLSLLVQFI
- a CDS encoding CsgG/HfaB family protein → MKSSLLLSITLALLFTGCATMEHQKTREVPTVSEPQVSKTLQAKQDEPKGLKRKVAIGRFTNETRYGNSFFVDQENDRIGKQAMDILSAKLFQTGKFIMLERADLSKIEQELQMGGTMELENAADYVILGSITEFGRKEVSDVGFFSRVKKQEAFAKVHIRIVDVSTGQIIYSEEGQGKAFSEAGTVMGVGDKAGYDAQLNDKAIDAAISDLASNIIENMLDKPWRGYILGYEDGSFITSGGASQNIKVGDIFDLFEEGKKVKNPQTNMYITLPGKKLGTLKITATLGDTPETEVSTAKLISGKIDSYIHSKEFSKLYIQAGAK
- a CDS encoding DUF4810 domain-containing protein, which codes for MISIKTFFLIAGIVLLTGCASQPTALYNYDGYSESYYAYKKEPSKESLEKLIEVIEGDISNTDESISKRVPPGLYAELGYLYLKSNNKEKAITFFEKEKALYPESRKFMNALIRKVEVSEGGTK
- a CDS encoding GNA1162 family protein; translation: MKTIILFISLMVTLFLSGCATKDIATKGSEFPKMYEEQPRSLLILPPMNESTDAEAKDYYMTTVEVPLAQMGYYVFPVEIVSDIMKQEGAYNTELLYNMPLDRFAEYFGADAVLFTKIKKWDLMYAVLAANLTVSIEAEIRSTSTSEQLWHYTGTVVVDLSGSSDSGGGLAGLIVKAVATAINSAAADYVRYARVANTRLMYALPVGPYHGRYMQDQNDQVMRQK
- a CDS encoding DUF3015 family protein translates to MKKVLVSTVAALAIASTAFAGVNNQTGCGLGSVIIKDDSSAVLLALQATTNGTSGNQTFGITSGTLGCKKTKFVMNDRAEEFVASNMDTLAKEIAAGHGESVDTLAELLDVQDKDAFASALQANYNKIYTSQNVEMNEVLDNISETSM